The genomic stretch TGTAACAATCACGTAATATTAATTGCGTGATTTTTTGGTAAAATAATAATGTCTTATCAAAAAGGAGTAGTTTAATTAATATGAAAAAAAGAATTTTATCAGCTGTTCTTGTCAGTGGTGTGACACTCGGAACAGCGGCCGTAACTGTAAATGCGGACGATTATGATACACAAATTGCTGCACAGGATGCTGTAATCAGCAACCTAACTTCAGAACAAGCTGCAGCTCAAAGTAAAGTTGACGCTATTCAAAGTCAAGTGTCTTCTCTTCAATCACAACAAGCTGATTTGGAAGCACAAAATGCTCAACTTGAAGCTGAATCTCAAAAATTAAGTGAAGAAATTCAAGCTCTTTCAAGCAAAATTGTTGCTCGTAACGAAACTTTGAAAAACCAAGCTCGTAATGCGCAAAAAAATGCTTCAGCTACAAGCTACATCAACACAATCTTGAACTCTAAATCAGTTTCTGATGCTATCAACCGTGTTCAAGCAATTCGTGAAGTAGTTGCTGCAAACAAAAAAATGCTTGATGAACAAGAAGCTGATAAAGCTGCAATTGAACAAAAACAAGCTGAAAACCAAGAAGCTATCAATACAGTAGCTGCTAACAAAGCAACTATCGAACAAAACCAAGCTGCTTTGGCAACACAACAAGCTGAATTGCAAGCTGCTCAATTGGATCTTTCTGCTCAATTGGCAACTGCTGAAGATGAACGTGCTAACCTTGTAGCTCAAAAAGAAGCTGCTGAACAAGCCGCTGCTGAAGCTGCTGCAGCACAAGCTGCTGCCGAAGCACAAGCTGCTGCCGAAGCACAAGCACAAGCTGAATCTGTAGCACAAGCACAAGCTGCTGTTCAAAATGGTACAGCAACAACTGATACAACTACAGATACTTCAGCTCAAGATTCATCTGCTGCAGCACCAGCGCAACAAGCTTCAACTCCAGCTCAAGCAGCACCAGCACAACAAGCTTCAACTTCAGCTCAAAGTGCACCAGCACAAACTGCTGCTAAACCAGCTGCTTCAACTTCATCATCAGCTGCTAAACCATCTTCAGTAACACCAACTGCTAACACAGCAGGTAACACTTACCCAGTAGGTCAATGTACTTGGGGTGTTAAATCACTTGCTTCATGGGTTGGTAACTATTGGGGTAATGCTAACCAATGGATTGCTAGCGCACAAGCTGCTGGTCACTCTGTAGGTACTACACCACAAGCTGGTGCAGTAGCTGTATGGCCATACGATGGTGGTGGTTATGGACACGTTGCATACGTAACAGCTGTTCAAAGCTCAACTAACATCCAAGTTATGGAAGCTAACTACGCTGGTAACTCATCAATCGGTAACTACCGTGGATGGTTCAACCCAACTTCATCAACTTGGGGTGGCGGAACTGTCTACTATATCTACCAATAATAAAACTGTGAGAAGGATTATGTCCTTCTCTTTTTTTGTGTCCCTCTATTTTGCCTGTATTTAGCGGATTTAACGCATTTGTCATTGAAAAAATGATAAAAAAACGTTAAAATGGTAAAGGATAAAAACTTTGGAGGAAATCATGTCTTATTCTGATTTAAAATTGTTTGCCTTATCGTCAAACAAAGAATTAGCAGAAAAAGTAGCTTCGGCTATGGGAATTCAACTCGGAAAATC from Streptococcus ruminicola encodes the following:
- a CDS encoding CHAP domain-containing protein, whose protein sequence is MKKRILSAVLVSGVTLGTAAVTVNADDYDTQIAAQDAVISNLTSEQAAAQSKVDAIQSQVSSLQSQQADLEAQNAQLEAESQKLSEEIQALSSKIVARNETLKNQARNAQKNASATSYINTILNSKSVSDAINRVQAIREVVAANKKMLDEQEADKAAIEQKQAENQEAINTVAANKATIEQNQAALATQQAELQAAQLDLSAQLATAEDERANLVAQKEAAEQAAAEAAAAQAAAEAQAAAEAQAQAESVAQAQAAVQNGTATTDTTTDTSAQDSSAAAPAQQASTPAQAAPAQQASTSAQSAPAQTAAKPAASTSSSAAKPSSVTPTANTAGNTYPVGQCTWGVKSLASWVGNYWGNANQWIASAQAAGHSVGTTPQAGAVAVWPYDGGGYGHVAYVTAVQSSTNIQVMEANYAGNSSIGNYRGWFNPTSSTWGGGTVYYIYQ